The following is a genomic window from Candidatus Obscuribacter sp..
GAGTCCAATCCGATGATGGGTCTGCGTGGCTGTCGTCTGGGCCTGGTGCATCCCGAAATTAACGTGATGCAAGTGCGTGCCATCTTTGAAGCTGCGATCATCGTGCAAAAGGCCGGCATGACCGTCGAGCCCGAGATCATGATCCCGCTCATTGGCCACATCGAAGAGCTCAAGGCTGCCCGCGACACGCTGGAAGCCGTGGCTCTCGAGGTGATGGATGCCGCTGGCGTCAAGGTGACCTACAAGTTTGGCACCATGATCGAAGTGCCGCGTGCTGCTCTCACCGCCGACCAAATCGCCACCCAGGCTGAGTTCTTCAGCTTCGGCACCAATGACTTGACTCAGATGACGTTCGGCTTTAGCCGTGACGACGCTGAAGGCAAGTTTTTGCACCACTATCTCGACGGTGTCGAGGTGCGTGGTGAGAAGCGCAAGATCCTCGCCGACAACCCGTTTGCGGTCCTCGACCGGGGCGGCGTGGGCAAGCTCATGCGCATCGCGGTCCAGGACGGACGCGCTGTCAATCCCAAGCTCAAGCTCGGCATCTGCGGCGAGCATGGCGGCGACCCGTCGTCCATCGCATTCGCCCATGAGATCGGCTTGACCTATGTCAGCTGCTCGCCCTTCCGTGTGCCGATTGCCCGCCTGGCTGCTGCTCAGGCTGCCATCGTCGAGGCAAGCGGTGCTGTTACTCGCGACAAGTGAGTGAGTAGCAAGAGATCCTCAAAAGGGAAGCTCTTGTAATAAAAACAAAGTCAGTACCTCAAAAGGGTGTCTTGACACAACCATCGCTACTAGTGCCAAACGGCGGTACTAGTGGTGGTGCTAACTGGTAAAAAGCACACCGGTGCTGAGCAGGACCATCTGGTTTTGCCAGCTACTTTGGCATACTTGCCTGGAGAGGGGTTGTCTTAAAAGACTTCCCTTCTCTTTTTTTGGACTTTATCTCTTGACAAGCGGGCTGGTTAAGTCATTTATGGGCTTTTTTATATGAGTCAGGCATTGTTCAAGACCAGGTCTTTGGTGACGTCCTTTGGTTTTTGACCGTCCACAAAAGTGAGGTCAGTGCCGTAGGTCTCTTTAGTTAGATAGATTGCAATTATTGAGAGCACAAAAATTACAGCCCCAACGCAAGTCATGGCGTTTGTTATTCCCAGTGCTGGTTTAAGAGCCATTAGTGCGAAGTTCATGAGGATAACGCAGCCTCTACTAAAGTTGGGAATGGTGGTGGCCGCGGTGGCACGTATGTTTGTGCCAAAACTTTCGGCAATCACTGTTGAGCCGACTACCCAGGTGCCAAATGTCATTCCGAGCATACTGCTCCATAGGTAGTATTCGTTAGCTGAGTGAAATGGACAGAATAAAAATACAAGGAAAAATACGCAGCCTGCTGACGAAAACACTGATATAGAGCGCTTTCTGCTTTTGAGCTTTTCGGCGAGATAAATCGCTAAAAAATCTCCTACAATCACCATGGTATAGCCAAAGCCAAGGACTGTTGCTGGATCTATGCCACTTATTCCTTTTGCTTTTGCTATTTCTGGTGACAAGCTCCAGACTATCTGGGGCACAAAAACTGTAGGTAAAATCAGTAATATGCCTTGTACAAACTTGCCGCGCAAGCCGCTATTGCTCAAGATCGGGGTTAGTCCACCATACTTTATTCCGGTCTGATGTTTTGTGCTGCTAAAGAGTATTGATTCGTGCAAGCGACAGCGCAAAAACAAGAGCGCAAGTCCCATCAATCCGCCTACGACATAGCAAGAGCGCCAGTCTATTGTTTGTGCTACAAACGAGGCCAGCACCACTCCTACAAATCCTAAGATGATAAATATGCCGACTCCCAGTCCCCGCCTTTTGTCAGAGAATTCTTCTGAAATGAGGGTGATGCCAGCTCCCAGCTCTCCTGCCAGACCAATACCAGTCAAAAATCTGAGAATGCCGTATTGCCATGGGTCTTGCACCATCGAGGTCAATAGCGAGGTAATGGAGTAAAGCAAGATGCTGCCTAGTAGCACTCTTGTCCTACCAAAGCGGTCCCCGAGTTTGCCCCAGATATAAGCCCCCAGGATAAGTCCAGCCAGTTGAGCGTTGATGATGTTTACGCCGACTGCGGTAACGGCGTCTGGGTCGAGGCCGAGTGACTTAAGAGACTTGACGCGCAGCATATTAAAGGCAAAAAGGTCAAACATATCGACCAGGTAGCCGGTGCCTGCGATTACCACAGTGGGCGATGCAAAAGCTTTTATTAGGTCTTTGATAATCAAAGAGGTGCCCCCAAGGCTTGGTCTTATTAACCAGTCTAGGTGAGTGGCGGTACAATTTTGGGACAATACTGAAGGAGTGCACCTGCTTTGAGGACTGCTCAATAAGTCTAGCTTTCTGCTCAACTCTCTGCGCGCATCAGCACCTTGCTTGGCTCATTGCCAGACTAACTGATTTGATTGATACTGGAGATAGGTTTGTCAATCTCTGGTGGTGGCGATGGCTGACGATGATGACTTGCTTGGTAGATTTAGCATAACTAGCCCCTGCCCCATGTCATTTAATGACATGCAAGGTGATGACAAAGTGCGCTTCTGCAGTCAGTGCTCTAAAAATGTCCATAATCTCTCCAATATGTCCAAAGCCGAAGCTGCCGAACTTGTGCGTAAATCTGACGGCAAAATTTGCGCCTTTATTAGACGAGATGAGCGAGGCAAAATAATCACTGACAATTGCCCACAATTTTTGCGCAACGCAAGAAATCGGTTGTTTGACAAAATCGCGTCAATTGCATCATGGTTGGTCTTAATTGGTTTGATGCCAACCGCTTTTATATTTACCAAGACGATGAGCGGCGGCGGTGGCGGCGGACTTACTAATATTAGCGCTGCCTGCCAAGCCGAATCTGTTAGGACCATTGCTCCCACAATTATTACCGGTTGGATGAGTTTTAAGCTGATTACACTTTCAGCTTCTCGTTTTAGGCTATCCAAGAACGTCGAAAGTTTGATTCTACTGACTTTGCCGTTTTCCTTTGGATTTTTTGTCTATTTCAAGGAGGTAGGTGCGTGTAGATTGTTCTTCGCTGAGTCTATTGTCACAGGATTGATTTTAGCTGGCTCCACCTATGGCTTTGCTTTCTTGCTTAGACGCTTAAGCAAGGTGGACCAGCTCAAGTGAGCTTTTGCAATTGGGATGGTGTCCTATAGCAAGGCTGTCAAATCTGTTAGTGATTTTGGGACAGTTCGGCGGTGCGATTGGTCTTTTTGTGTTTTACATTGAATGAGAAATTGGCCTAATTTTTCTCACTCTATGCGAGTTATAAAAAGAGGCACGGTAGTGAGATGTCCGCAACTAGCTTAATATGAGCTGGCAAAGTTGCTAGATATGGAGCTTACCGGACTTACCTGGATGACAGCATCTACCAGGCTGCCCGGCTTACTGGCGACCCAGCCAGTGCCTGCTTTACTTATCCAAAAGTGCCCATCAAACTTGTTGTCGTTGATTTCTCTAAAGTCGTCGCGCAAATGCGCGCCTCGCGATTCTTCCCTCAATAGAGCTGCTTTAGCTACCAGTTGTCCTAAGAGCAATATATTGCGCGCGGCAAAATCACTTTTAGTGGGTGTTTGCACAGTCAAGCAAGGTGTTTGCAGTATCTCTTCCAGGCTGGCTTTTGAGCGCACCATGCCAGCTTGGCGATACATCTGTTTTTGAAACTCTTTTAGATCTGTGGGTACAAGCAGGGGTAATTCAAGTAGTAGAGCGGCTGGATGCTGGCGATTGAGCGCATGGTCAGCCAATGTTGGCTCACTGTAGTCCGCTGCGGCTGCATCGGCGCGGGCGATCTCACTACTCAGATTGAGCGCCATCACGCCTGCCTCTAGCAGCGAATTGCTAGCCAATCTATTGGCACCGTGCAGACCAGTGCAGGCACACTCACCGATGGCATAGAGCCCGGGGATTGTTGTTTGTCCGGTGGTATTTGTTTTGATGCCACCCATCATATAGTGCGCTGCTGGAGCCACTGGTATCGGCTGTGTTAGTGCGTCTATACCGTATTGAGCGCATGTTGCTACGATATTGGGAAACTTTGCTGCAATTCGTTCGACCCCAATCGGTCCTAAATCCAGGTAGACATTATCTAAGTTATTTTCACTCATTACGGCATGGATAGCCCGAGAAACAACATCTCTTGTGGCTAGCTCCCCATCGGGATGATAGCGCTGTACAAATCTCTCGCCTGTATGGTCTAGCAAAGTCGCCCCCGCGCCTCTTACTGCTTCAGAGATCAAAAAGGCTGGTGCATTGTCCAGTTTTAGAGCTGTTGGATGGAATTGTACAAACTCCATATCCATTAGTTGAGCGCCGGCTCTGTAGGCAATGGCGACACCATCGCCGGTGGCGACGGAGGGATTGGTGGTGCGTTCAAATACTTGCCCAAGTCCGCCTGTAGCCAGTACTGTGCGTTTGGCGTATACATAAATTGTGCCATTATCGTCGAGCAGTTTTGCTCCATGGCAGACTGCATTGTTATTGCTTGTGCTGCAGTTACCGCTTGTGCTGTTTTTATGGCTTGTGCTACTGATATTGCTTGTGAGCAAATCGATAGCGATTGTGTCTTCGAGTATTGTTATCAGCCCTTGCTTTTGAGCCTCGCGCAATTTTAAGCAAAGGGCGCTGGTGATGGACAGCCCGGTGGTGTCTTTGCTGTGGATTACTCTTGCTTGTTTGTGACCGCCTTCAAGAGCTAGATCCAACTTGCCCGCGCCGGTTTTGTCAAAGTTTACGCCGAGGCTGGCTAACTCTTTAATCAGTCTACCGCCACCCTCGACTATTTCTCTTGCTGCAGTGGGGTCGGTGAGTCCTGCTCCAGATTTGATTGTGTCTATATAGTGGGCTTCTGGAGAGTCAAATG
Proteins encoded in this region:
- the nadB gene encoding L-aspartate oxidase, yielding MSAVRPISEQIARTIDADVLIIGSGLAGLMLALKLCQNQTDKSRRLVLVSKSKLSDSNSSWAQGGVAAVTGANPFDSPEAHYIDTIKSGAGLTDPTAAREIVEGGGRLIKELASLGVNFDKTGAGKLDLALEGGHKQARVIHSKDTTGLSITSALCLKLREAQKQGLITILEDTIAIDLLTSNISSTSHKNSTSGNCSTSNNNAVCHGAKLLDDNGTIYVYAKRTVLATGGLGQVFERTTNPSVATGDGVAIAYRAGAQLMDMEFVQFHPTALKLDNAPAFLISEAVRGAGATLLDHTGERFVQRYHPDGELATRDVVSRAIHAVMSENNLDNVYLDLGPIGVERIAAKFPNIVATCAQYGIDALTQPIPVAPAAHYMMGGIKTNTTGQTTIPGLYAIGECACTGLHGANRLASNSLLEAGVMALNLSSEIARADAAAADYSEPTLADHALNRQHPAALLLELPLLVPTDLKEFQKQMYRQAGMVRSKASLEEILQTPCLTVQTPTKSDFAARNILLLGQLVAKAALLREESRGAHLRDDFREINDNKFDGHFWISKAGTGWVASKPGSLVDAVIQVSPVSSISSNFASSY
- a CDS encoding MFS transporter; this translates as MIIKDLIKAFASPTVVIAGTGYLVDMFDLFAFNMLRVKSLKSLGLDPDAVTAVGVNIINAQLAGLILGAYIWGKLGDRFGRTRVLLGSILLYSITSLLTSMVQDPWQYGILRFLTGIGLAGELGAGITLISEEFSDKRRGLGVGIFIILGFVGVVLASFVAQTIDWRSCYVVGGLMGLALLFLRCRLHESILFSSTKHQTGIKYGGLTPILSNSGLRGKFVQGILLILPTVFVPQIVWSLSPEIAKAKGISGIDPATVLGFGYTMVIVGDFLAIYLAEKLKSRKRSISVFSSAGCVFFLVFLFCPFHSANEYYLWSSMLGMTFGTWVVGSTVIAESFGTNIRATAATTIPNFSRGCVILMNFALMALKPALGITNAMTCVGAVIFVLSIIAIYLTKETYGTDLTFVDGQKPKDVTKDLVLNNA